The Mangifera indica cultivar Alphonso unplaced genomic scaffold, CATAS_Mindica_2.1 Un_0128, whole genome shotgun sequence genome contains the following window.
TTGATTGCTTCAGAACACAATCATTCAATTTTTCCCCAATTTATAGTTAAGTCATCTACACTGCTTCCAGTAGACCATTTTATAGAGCTATATATTTCACTACAACAGCCATGACTCAaccaaacaaatgaaattataaaaggaTAAATCAGGAAGTCCCAAAAATTGAATCTCACACTCCTTCCTCCCACTAGGAATTCATTTATCATAACCACCAACATCATTCCTCTTGCAGTAGATTTGAAAGTACATCTGGCTTTATATTTCCACAATCACCAAGCATGTCATGAATTCAAAACATTTTCCATTCTTTCACCTCTGCAACTGACCAAGAAAAAGACTATACACCCTAAGTGAAGATTCCAGCATATCTcgcaaattaatttcattaagaataaattttaatcatctCTGCTGATATTACATAACATAAAGACACCTCCACGGTTTAAATATTTGGAAAGACGTCCTCTATGGGCAGGTTTCTCACATGAAACTTCAGACATCTCTAGAGTATGTTAAGGAacttttcataaatcaaatcagATATGATTCAGATCATTTCTGTCAGGTTTTTTCAAACTAACCAGCCTAGttaaaatcaatttgatgtaatggaatttcaataatttcttattCTCTCAACAGAAGTCCTACCTACCCagaacacaaaaattaaaatcctaactTTAGGCTTTCatcataaagtttaaaaaaaaaaaaaaaaccctagcaTTAAACTCAAACAATCGAACATCAACTAGATTTTACACTCAGATCATAAGAAATAATACAATTGACTTACATCAACTGTGCCTTTCTTAGCGACATTAGACCAGTCCTTAGCTTGCACACCCGTCCTCCAATCAAAATCAACGGTCAAGGTTATTTGTGGCTTATGATCAACAGCCCAAAAGCAAGCCATATAATCCCCATCCTCGCTAGCCGTAAACGCAAACTGGCCCGAATCAACATGGTCTCCGTAATGATAACTATTCCCATAAGACGACGTCACCTACGTTAACAATAATAAACAACTAATTATCTCATTATCACCAGCCGCAAAAAAGTTAACAACAAACACAAAATTCCAAATATACCCTGACGGAGAGCTTGTGTGATTCGGGTAAAGGTTGGCCCTCGTTAGGATTGACGATGTGGTACTTGCCGACAGTCATGGAGCTGCTCTTGATGTCTTCGGCGATGCATCTGGAATGACCCGATTGGATATCGAAGCGGAGTGATTGCGAAGTAGAGGATAAAACCCCAGCTATTACGATTAGGGTTAGGGTTGCTGTGATGACATTCATTGTttgaaaggaataaaaaataaaaagaaaaaagagtcgACGAGTATCGTCCGCAAGGAATGGCTCGTAGCGTCACAGCAGCTCCACCCACCGTAAAGAGGTCAACGGTTTTTGCGACGTGGTAGGCTCAGTTAATTGGGCAAGTATGGTATCATGTGAACAGGCCATGGGAATTCTTATAATAGCCCAAGCCCAATTAGTGGAAAGTTGGGcttgtgattgattgattgattgattgtaatgcacttgttttttaaaaagtcaattttagtttatataaataaaggcaacatgatatatcaatatataattatttattattttatttttaatttaaaattatttaattatttaatatatatatttatgtatattaaaaatatgtataaataattttatcaagaaAGAAGTATCATACGGTATACAAGTGTTTCTATTTTCAGAAGGCAGGCATCTCATCTCATTCCACGAATTTGAATTTTCTACTGTGATTTCCCattctttgaattttgatgAGACTGAAATCAATGTGTGATGATGTAAGCTTTTGCTGGGCCttgaaatatcatatttaaagtcaaattacatattttgttcattaaagaaaatatttgatgGATTATGCAAACATAATGTTCAACCCTTGCctttttcagtttgaaaattacaaCAAACCCATGTAACCGTTTGACGACAAAATTAGAGGAAAATTTTGTCTTGCCCATTACGTCACTGCCCCAGCCCCAGCCCTAGCCCTAGCCCTGGCTATTGTACTTTTCACATCTCAATGATATTTCAGTCATCATTAACTCTAAAACGAGTCGTTTCAAAGTCTGAGGAGAATTTTCGTTTTCATTGAGATGTTGAATAGATAAATCCGCtaatctttttataattaaaattaaataattgttattatatttaataaagattataaatataaataattattttatttaattataattaaatattttttattttgatcattttaaaaataacttttttaaatgaatgtatttttagttactattttaataattttttatatttgaaaaaaagaaataatattataaaatattttatatatatatatatatctccaaatttggtataaaaaattatatctattaatgTGACATCTAATGTGACAAATGTTATCTTATCTGTCCAATTAGATTGATACCATATTagattaaaagttaaaaaatatatacaaaatcaatgtaacaactaaattttttaaaacaaaattgatatttttttaaaacaaaaccattaattttccaaagtaagaataaaaaaatcataacttttaGTCGGTCACCCACCACCTAAAAATCTTTATTCtttatcatcaatttaaattgaaatttcgaTCAACCAACATAATCATCATCACAGTAAGAAATCAACTATCTTCTCTcccttatgttttttttatgatctttgttaataaaaattgttaaaattattttaattaaataaaataaaataatatcaataataaaataaattattaaaataatttttttcactcgGTTTCGTACAATCCCTCTCTTAGTCTTCCACTCTCCTTCCCccatctttttctcctttcGTTTTCCCTTCCCTTCCCCTCCTTTCCCTCTACTCTTCCACCAATCAAGAAGAGTAACCAATCAAAGTCTTTGCTAGTTTCCACCAAACAtctactaataataaaattaacaatggCCGCCTCATCTCAtaataaacatttattattattaagtaggagttaattatataaaaattttaaataaataacatgttCCCACCAAGATTTGGCTTAAAAACATTTTCGGCCCTTCAACATCAAATTACATATTTCCCCCTATGTCAAACTCcattaaagaaaaatcaatagtttaaaaaataaaatagtaattttatgatccaaaattaaaaaaaaaaaaaaacatttttaccaaGCTAATCTTAAtgtttgtaaatataaaatttaatccttttataaatttaaaaacctataatttACTCTTTATAACTCTAGTGACCATTATTCTGTTTTCTCACCATCACTAACGGTGAAACTGATGTTAAATAAAAGGGAAGAGATTGATACCAGTGGAATGAGTTATT
Protein-coding sequences here:
- the LOC123208022 gene encoding transmembrane emp24 domain-containing protein p24delta9-like, whose protein sequence is MNVITATLTLIVIAGVLSSTSQSLRFDIQSGHSRCIAEDIKSSSMTVGKYHIVNPNEGQPLPESHKLSVRVTSSYGNSYHYGDHVDSGQFAFTASEDGDYMACFWAVDHKPQITLTVDFDWRTGVQAKDWSNVAKKGTVDFMELELKKLFDTVDSIHQEMFYLRERESEMQQLNEATNSRMAWLSGLSLFICITVAGLQLWHLKTFFEKKKLI